A single Mustela lutreola isolate mMusLut2 chromosome X, mMusLut2.pri, whole genome shotgun sequence DNA region contains:
- the LOC131821800 gene encoding histone H2B-like codes for MAEPGCETSSEESLGTEEPMAADPKSPKQEQPRRRRRRRGRCPDSFATYFPRVLKQVHEGLSLSQQAVSVMDSFVKDMFERIVDEASRLARSTQRSTITSGEIQTAVRLLLPGEIGKHAVSEATKAQTKCTTKWNKAVSVLDSFVKDIFERIADEASRLARSTQRSTITSREIQTAVHLLLPGEIGKHAASEATKAILRYTFCQ; via the exons ATGGCTGAACCTGGCTGTGAGACCTCTTCCGAGGAGAGCCTGGGCACCGAGGAGCCAATGGCAGCGGACCCGAAGAGTCCAAAGCAGGAGCAGCCAAGGCGCCGCAGGCGCCGCCGTGGCCGCTGCCCCGACAGCTTTGCCACCTACTTCCCCAGGGTTCTGAAGCAAGTTCACGAGGGCCTGAGCCTCTCGCAGCAGGCCGTGAGCGTCATGGATTCGTTCGTCAAGGACATGTTCGAGCGCATCGTCGACGAGGCGTCTCGCCTGGCCCGCTCCACCCAGCGCTCCACCATCACCTCCGGGGAGATCCAGACAGCCGTGCGCCTGCTGCTGCCCGGGGAGATTGGCAAGCACGCCGTGTCCGAGGCCACCAAGGCT CAGACAAAATGCACAACGAAGTGGAAT AAGGCCGTGAGCGTCTTGGATTCGTTCGTCAAGGACATCTTCGAGCGCATCGCCGACGAGGCCTCTCGCCTGGCCCGCTCCACCCAGCGCTCCACCATCACCTCCAGGGAGATCCAGACAGCCGTGCACCTGCTGCTGCCCGGGGAGATTGGCAAGCACGCCGCGTCCGAGGCCACCAAAGCCATCCTCAGGTACACCTTCTGCCAGTGA